A stretch of the Snodgrassella alvi genome encodes the following:
- a CDS encoding phosphatidylglycerophosphatase A, with amino-acid sequence MIILANSETTTPLVTPTWRWLCKHPVCWLGFGFGSGLAPKAPGTFGTLPALPLAALWLMLGFSFWYNIVFAVFLFLVGIFICDYTEKALHRQDYGGIVWDEIAAMVLILFCIPAGWIWWLAAFAVFRFFDAVKPWPIRWFDKRVHGGFGIMLDDLIAALFSLVVLLLSVYLVI; translated from the coding sequence TTGATCATTTTGGCTAATTCAGAAACGACTACACCTTTGGTTACCCCGACATGGCGCTGGTTATGTAAGCATCCAGTGTGTTGGCTGGGCTTTGGCTTTGGTAGCGGTCTGGCACCTAAAGCACCTGGTACATTTGGGACGCTACCAGCATTGCCCTTGGCTGCATTGTGGCTCATGCTCGGTTTTTCGTTCTGGTACAACATTGTGTTTGCTGTCTTTCTTTTTCTGGTGGGTATTTTTATTTGTGATTACACTGAAAAAGCATTACACCGACAAGACTATGGTGGCATAGTCTGGGATGAAATAGCTGCCATGGTGCTGATTTTATTCTGCATACCAGCTGGCTGGATATGGTGGTTAGCTGCATTTGCGGTTTTTCGCTTTTTTGATGCAGTTAAACCTTGGCCGATTCGCTGGTTTGATAAGCGTGTCCATGGTGGTTTTGGTATTATGCTTGACGATTTGATTGCGGCTTTGTTCAGCTTAGTGGTGTTGTTACTGAGCGTCTATCTAGTCATTTAA
- a CDS encoding ZapG family protein, giving the protein MNGQLWLYVSLAAIIGLLLGLGLMWLILRRGKQHQHYQAVKTSFDNYRQQVDKHFIDTANAIDEMNCSYQKVLQLLNADAKQLMEKKVLQEQLRKRADKSITLEFMSKGVNKNSPADAESSLPYTDITQAAVIPINGMPDQVPDRIGPNVVHTHEQLTQPKNSVRDNIATTKNEDLQQSKS; this is encoded by the coding sequence ATGAATGGTCAGCTTTGGTTATATGTATCTTTAGCTGCAATAATCGGATTGTTGCTTGGATTGGGTTTGATGTGGTTAATTCTGCGCCGTGGAAAACAGCACCAGCACTATCAGGCCGTGAAAACCAGTTTTGATAACTATCGTCAGCAGGTAGACAAACATTTTATTGATACGGCTAATGCTATAGATGAAATGAATTGTAGTTATCAGAAAGTATTACAGCTATTAAATGCAGATGCGAAGCAATTAATGGAAAAAAAAGTCTTACAGGAGCAGCTGCGCAAACGTGCTGACAAGAGCATTACATTGGAATTCATGAGTAAAGGGGTGAATAAAAACTCTCCGGCTGATGCAGAATCATCCTTACCCTATACTGATATTACACAGGCAGCGGTTATACCGATTAATGGAATGCCGGACCAAGTGCCTGATCGCATCGGCCCCAATGTTGTTCACACGCATGAACAGCTGACTCAGCCCAAAAATTCCGTTCGGGACAATATAGCGACAACTAAAAACGAAGACTTACAGCAAAGCAAATCTTAA
- a CDS encoding exonuclease domain-containing protein: MNHAVNYDAAAFADLAAVLFTLPLPVAIVDLETTGGHFENDRITEIAILRFHEGCISRHQWLINPQQPISEFITQLTGISNEMVQDKPVFTDIATELLPLLRGHLLVAHNSRFDYTFLRHAFAHCQINFAAPTLDTVPFSRKLYPQYFKHNLDSIIERFAIKIDAAKRHRAMGDAIALAEFLQYSLKEKTISVWMTHWQTLIKPGFLPSWLQSELRQQLYSLPDCAGLILWQPNQQEKAKIRLVERAFTDMCTLLQHKKTVKEWLLTRSVDFIPSISTLHAVWLQGYYLLHHGYSCTDAKDAPAKWYTVTFVPNFHGQLQARIVHLREGILSQPPFGLFVHPRAAKRALAEWARQYDLCPAVLDITPQSLGQNEPCPKQAAGLCDGSCRQDAATQKHNKLILKYAPLLPVCDWGKWHQLQLTEIDAVTGNNIIIEAQAGCIRLDEQHWYFHPLLPKLLKQRLKKPTNIKFIC, encoded by the coding sequence ATGAATCATGCTGTCAATTATGACGCCGCTGCATTTGCCGATCTGGCAGCGGTTTTGTTCACGCTGCCGTTGCCAGTTGCGATTGTTGATCTGGAAACCACCGGTGGTCACTTTGAAAATGACCGGATTACTGAAATAGCCATTTTGAGGTTTCATGAAGGTTGTATCAGCCGGCATCAATGGCTAATTAATCCACAGCAGCCTATTAGCGAATTCATTACTCAGTTAACCGGCATCAGCAATGAAATGGTGCAGGATAAGCCAGTTTTTACTGATATTGCCACAGAATTATTACCCTTATTAAGAGGGCATTTACTGGTCGCTCACAATAGCCGCTTTGATTATACTTTTTTGCGCCATGCCTTTGCCCACTGCCAGATTAACTTTGCTGCTCCTACCCTGGACACTGTGCCATTTTCACGCAAATTGTATCCGCAATATTTTAAGCATAATCTAGACAGCATTATTGAACGCTTTGCGATTAAGATTGATGCTGCAAAACGCCATCGGGCAATGGGTGATGCCATAGCTCTGGCTGAATTTTTACAATACAGCTTGAAAGAAAAAACCATATCAGTTTGGATGACCCACTGGCAAACATTGATTAAACCTGGTTTTCTGCCTTCATGGCTTCAATCAGAATTACGCCAGCAGTTGTATTCTTTACCAGATTGTGCAGGTCTGATTTTATGGCAGCCGAATCAGCAGGAAAAGGCCAAAATAAGGTTAGTGGAACGTGCATTTACTGATATGTGCACGCTACTCCAGCATAAAAAAACTGTAAAAGAATGGTTGCTAACTAGGAGCGTAGATTTTATTCCATCAATAAGTACATTGCATGCAGTTTGGCTGCAAGGCTATTATCTGTTGCATCATGGATATAGTTGTACAGATGCCAAAGATGCACCAGCGAAATGGTATACAGTTACTTTTGTTCCCAACTTTCATGGTCAGCTGCAGGCTAGGATTGTTCACCTCAGAGAAGGGATCCTGTCTCAACCACCGTTTGGATTATTTGTTCATCCACGGGCAGCCAAGCGAGCACTGGCAGAATGGGCTCGCCAGTATGATTTGTGTCCAGCGGTGCTGGATATAACGCCACAAAGTCTTGGCCAGAATGAACCCTGCCCCAAACAGGCAGCAGGGTTATGTGATGGTAGTTGCCGACAGGATGCTGCTACCCAGAAACACAACAAGCTAATTTTAAAATATGCACCATTATTACCAGTTTGTGACTGGGGCAAATGGCACCAGTTGCAGCTGACTGAAATTGATGCTGTTACCGGTAACAACATAATCATTGAAGCCCAGGCAGGTTGCATTCGACTGGATGAACAACACTGGTACTTTCATCCGCTGCTACCAAAACTTCTGAAGCAACGGCTGAAAAAACCTACAAATATTAAGTTTATCTGTTAA
- a CDS encoding SIMPL domain-containing protein (The SIMPL domain is named for its presence in mouse protein SIMPL (signalling molecule that associates with mouse pelle-like kinase). Bacterial member BP26, from Brucella, was shown to assemble into a channel-like structure, while YggE from E. coli has been associated with resistance to oxidative stress.): MNIRYSSYLYAIILSVSGFNSMAEGLNYGVVELTADAKQVVARDEMVLLLKIQQQGINRQQVSSTVTNQLNQVLASARRHEDFNTTQLTRRVEPRFDFQKDKRIDNGWQDFALIQIKSTNLSALNRFAAEVQKVAAIEGIDYQVADATLQNNEAKLTQQAIALFQQRARQITHDLGGHGYKVVNMSIGSSQSGRNYNAYASPLMMSRASNSAPVQDVAAGETLLTLNINGKIQVTGLP, encoded by the coding sequence ATGAATATTCGATACTCTTCCTATTTGTACGCAATAATACTGTCTGTTAGTGGTTTTAATTCCATGGCAGAAGGACTGAATTATGGTGTCGTTGAGTTAACTGCAGATGCGAAACAAGTTGTAGCTCGCGATGAAATGGTGTTGCTACTCAAAATTCAGCAGCAGGGTATAAACAGGCAACAAGTAAGCAGTACCGTTACTAATCAATTAAATCAGGTTTTGGCCAGTGCTCGCCGGCATGAAGATTTCAATACCACTCAGCTAACCCGTAGGGTTGAGCCTAGATTTGATTTTCAAAAAGATAAGCGAATAGACAATGGCTGGCAGGATTTTGCCCTGATACAAATTAAAAGTACTAATTTATCTGCTCTAAATCGATTCGCTGCTGAAGTTCAGAAAGTGGCAGCGATTGAAGGTATTGATTATCAGGTTGCGGATGCTACTCTGCAAAATAATGAAGCCAAATTGACTCAGCAGGCCATTGCTCTTTTTCAGCAGCGAGCCCGACAGATAACTCATGATTTAGGTGGACATGGATACAAAGTAGTGAATATGAGTATAGGCAGCAGCCAGAGTGGTCGAAATTATAACGCTTATGCTAGCCCTCTGATGATGAGCCGAGCTAGTAACTCTGCTCCAGTTCAGGACGTTGCAGCTGGAGAAACCCTGTTAACTCTAAACATTAATGGAAAGATACAGGTTACCGGATTACCTTAA
- a CDS encoding DEAD/DEAH box helicase — MNAFANLGLSQEIVSALSDQGYQEPTPIQSAAIPKALAGVDLLAAAQTGTGKTAAFMLPSLERLKCYGNTSTSPAMHPVRMLVLTPTRELADQIDQNVQGYLKNLSLRQTVLFGGMNMEIQKQNLRQGCEIVIATVGRLLDHVQQKNIQLNKVEIVVLDEADRMLDMGFIDDIRKIMQMLPPQRQTLLFSATFAPAIQRLAQDFMHHPEKIQVTAQNTTSANVEQHIIALDSGRKRSLLQRLICDLNMNQVIVFCNTKQSVDQVNRELNRRGITAQAIHGDKSQQTRLETLAQFKEGSLRVLVATDVAARGLDIAELPFVINYELPLNAEDYVHRIGRTGRAGAEGVAISLMDEQEQKVFGAIKELTGNDLLIERIEGFEPRWWEQTPAENKAVQTSSVKVESNSHTPHQHQRNNKFNSENNNKGLDNKDVSVTCQQIPGRARRFSRHNHPQCALLQPNFGARKTKIRI, encoded by the coding sequence ATGAATGCTTTTGCCAATTTGGGCTTATCTCAGGAAATTGTCTCTGCACTTTCTGATCAGGGCTATCAGGAACCTACGCCTATCCAATCTGCCGCTATTCCAAAGGCTTTGGCTGGAGTGGATTTACTTGCGGCAGCACAGACCGGTACTGGAAAAACCGCAGCATTTATGCTGCCGAGTCTGGAGCGACTAAAGTGTTATGGAAATACCAGTACTTCTCCGGCGATGCATCCGGTACGTATGTTGGTACTGACACCTACGCGTGAACTGGCAGATCAAATTGACCAGAATGTACAGGGGTATCTAAAAAATCTGTCTTTACGCCAGACGGTTTTGTTTGGTGGTATGAATATGGAAATCCAGAAACAGAATTTACGTCAGGGCTGTGAAATTGTCATTGCTACAGTAGGACGTCTGCTGGATCATGTTCAGCAAAAAAATATTCAACTGAACAAGGTGGAAATTGTGGTGTTGGACGAAGCAGACCGTATGCTGGATATGGGGTTTATTGATGATATCCGCAAAATTATGCAGATGCTGCCACCGCAACGGCAAACACTACTGTTTTCAGCTACTTTTGCACCGGCAATTCAGCGGCTGGCACAGGATTTCATGCATCACCCTGAGAAAATTCAGGTAACAGCACAAAATACCACTTCGGCCAATGTGGAGCAACATATCATTGCATTGGATAGTGGACGCAAACGTTCTCTTCTGCAACGGCTGATATGCGACCTGAACATGAATCAGGTAATTGTATTCTGCAACACCAAGCAAAGTGTTGATCAGGTCAATCGCGAATTAAACCGACGGGGTATTACTGCACAGGCAATTCATGGTGATAAATCGCAGCAAACACGTCTGGAAACACTGGCTCAATTTAAGGAAGGCAGTTTACGTGTTCTGGTGGCTACTGATGTGGCGGCTAGAGGACTGGATATTGCCGAACTGCCTTTTGTAATTAATTATGAACTGCCACTGAATGCTGAAGACTATGTACACCGAATAGGACGTACGGGACGTGCCGGCGCAGAAGGCGTGGCCATTTCATTAATGGATGAGCAGGAACAGAAAGTATTCGGTGCGATAAAGGAATTGACCGGAAATGACCTTTTAATAGAGCGGATTGAGGGTTTTGAGCCACGTTGGTGGGAACAGACTCCGGCCGAAAATAAGGCTGTACAGACATCCTCCGTGAAAGTGGAAAGTAATAGTCACACACCACACCAGCATCAACGTAATAACAAATTTAATTCAGAAAACAATAATAAAGGATTGGATAATAAGGATGTCAGTGTGACTTGCCAGCAGATTCCTGGCCGAGCACGCCGCTTTAGCCGGCATAATCATCCGCAATGTGCTCTGTTGCAACCAAATTTTGGCGCTCGAAAAACGAAAATCCGTATTTAG
- the recA gene encoding recombinase RecA: protein MSDEKSKALAAALAQIERSFGKGSIMKMDGSHTDENLEVISTGSLGLDLALGVGGLPRGRIVEIYGPESSGKTTLCLEAIAQCQKGGGTCAFIDAENAFDPIYARKLGVKVEELLVSQPDTGEQALEICDMLVRSGGVDMVVVDSVAALVPKAEIEGEMGDSHVGLQARLMSQALRKLTGNIKKTNTLVIFINQIRMKIGVMFGNPETTTGGNALKFYSSVRLDIRKIGQIKKGDDVIGNETRVKVIKNKVAPPFKQAEFDILYGEGVSWEGELIDIGVKLGIVEKAGAWYSYNGSKIGQGKDNVRQWLKDNPEIANEINFKIRNKVGITAQNTEGQLDETDGEAPVDE, encoded by the coding sequence ATGTCAGATGAAAAAAGCAAAGCACTGGCTGCGGCCCTAGCCCAAATAGAAAGAAGTTTTGGTAAAGGTTCCATCATGAAAATGGATGGCAGCCATACTGATGAAAACCTTGAAGTCATTTCTACCGGTTCACTTGGACTAGACTTGGCTTTGGGCGTAGGTGGCCTACCCAGAGGTCGTATTGTAGAAATCTACGGTCCAGAATCATCCGGTAAAACCACACTCTGTCTAGAAGCCATTGCTCAATGTCAGAAAGGTGGAGGTACCTGCGCCTTTATCGATGCCGAAAATGCCTTTGACCCCATCTATGCACGTAAACTAGGTGTAAAAGTTGAAGAATTATTGGTTTCCCAACCGGATACCGGTGAACAGGCTCTGGAGATCTGTGACATGCTGGTACGCAGTGGTGGTGTAGATATGGTTGTCGTTGACTCCGTTGCTGCACTGGTACCTAAAGCTGAAATCGAAGGCGAAATGGGTGACAGCCATGTTGGTTTACAGGCTCGTCTGATGAGTCAGGCCTTACGCAAATTAACTGGTAACATTAAAAAAACCAACACACTGGTTATCTTTATCAACCAGATTCGCATGAAAATCGGCGTAATGTTTGGAAACCCTGAAACCACGACTGGCGGTAATGCACTTAAATTTTACTCATCCGTACGATTGGATATCCGCAAAATCGGCCAGATTAAAAAAGGGGATGACGTCATTGGTAACGAAACACGCGTGAAAGTGATTAAAAACAAAGTTGCTCCGCCGTTTAAGCAAGCCGAATTTGATATTTTATATGGCGAAGGCGTAAGCTGGGAGGGAGAACTGATAGATATTGGCGTTAAACTGGGTATCGTTGAAAAAGCTGGTGCTTGGTACAGCTACAATGGCAGCAAAATTGGTCAGGGTAAAGATAATGTACGCCAGTGGCTTAAAGACAACCCAGAAATTGCCAATGAAATCAATTTTAAAATTCGCAACAAAGTCGGTATCACTGCGCAGAATACCGAAGGGCAACTGGACGAAACTGACGGTGAAGCACCAGTTGACGAGTAA
- the trpE gene encoding anthranilate synthase component I, with amino-acid sequence MITLAEYQQQTAAGYTHIPLVQEVLADMDTPLSLYLKLANKPFSYLLESVVNGERFGRYSFIGLPCDTYLKISGQTTNVYQQAQLVETYQGNPLSFINQFQSRYKTPAIPNLPRFTGGLVGYFGYETIYHFEQIAHRLKQADKPNPIGTPDIFLLLSLELAVVDNLSGKIYLIVYADTSKKDGYQQARSRLEELRTALRQSVQLPLSLGSKHTEAVPETGAEQYKNYVKQVREYILDGDCMQVVPSQRLSMPFHDNPLSLYRALRTLNPSPYLFYYHFDDFHVVGSSPEILVRREQNNVTVRPIAGTRPRGKTPEEDQALAQELSHDPKEVAEHVMLIDLGRNDVGRISKTGQVKVTDKMVIERYSHVMHLVSNVEGVLQDGISNLDVLAATFPAGTLSGAPKVRALEIIEELEPNKRGIYGGAAGYLSFSGDMDLCIAIRTGVIRNNTLFVQSGGGIVFDSDEELEWQETQNKAKAVIRAAHMVQQGLDK; translated from the coding sequence ATGATTACCCTAGCTGAATACCAGCAACAGACTGCAGCCGGCTATACGCATATCCCTTTAGTGCAGGAAGTGTTAGCCGACATGGATACCCCCTTATCGCTCTATCTTAAATTAGCAAACAAACCATTCAGCTACCTGCTCGAATCTGTAGTAAACGGCGAGCGGTTTGGACGTTATTCTTTTATAGGTCTACCCTGTGATACCTATTTGAAAATATCTGGGCAAACTACCAATGTATATCAGCAGGCGCAGCTAGTTGAGACATATCAGGGTAATCCACTGTCTTTTATCAACCAATTTCAGTCCCGTTATAAAACACCTGCTATTCCGAATTTGCCTCGCTTTACCGGAGGACTAGTTGGCTATTTTGGTTACGAAACAATATACCATTTCGAGCAGATTGCTCACCGTCTAAAACAAGCAGATAAACCTAACCCCATAGGGACACCAGATATATTTTTATTACTTTCCTTAGAGCTGGCCGTAGTAGACAATCTATCCGGTAAAATCTATTTGATTGTTTATGCAGATACCAGCAAAAAAGACGGTTATCAACAGGCAAGGTCACGGCTTGAAGAACTCCGTACCGCTCTGCGTCAAAGCGTACAACTACCCCTTTCTCTTGGTAGCAAGCATACAGAAGCAGTACCAGAAACCGGTGCAGAGCAGTACAAAAATTATGTTAAGCAAGTACGGGAATACATTCTTGATGGCGATTGCATGCAAGTCGTGCCTAGCCAGCGCCTAAGTATGCCATTTCATGACAATCCACTCAGTCTCTATCGTGCGTTACGCACCTTAAATCCTTCACCTTATTTATTTTATTACCATTTTGACGATTTTCATGTGGTTGGTTCCTCACCGGAAATTCTGGTGCGGCGAGAACAGAACAACGTTACCGTACGCCCCATTGCCGGTACCCGGCCTCGTGGAAAAACACCGGAAGAAGATCAGGCGCTGGCACAGGAACTAAGCCACGACCCCAAAGAAGTAGCCGAGCATGTTATGTTAATCGACCTTGGTCGTAATGACGTCGGTCGCATCAGCAAAACAGGACAAGTAAAAGTAACTGATAAAATGGTTATTGAACGTTATTCTCATGTCATGCATCTGGTTTCCAACGTTGAGGGTGTGTTACAGGATGGCATTTCCAATCTAGATGTACTCGCCGCAACTTTTCCAGCCGGAACACTATCAGGAGCACCCAAAGTGCGTGCTCTGGAAATTATCGAAGAGCTAGAACCAAATAAACGTGGTATCTATGGTGGCGCAGCCGGCTATCTAAGTTTTTCTGGTGACATGGATTTATGTATCGCCATCCGTACCGGAGTTATCAGAAATAACACTCTTTTTGTACAAAGCGGGGGCGGCATCGTATTTGACTCTGATGAAGAACTGGAATGGCAAGAAACTCAGAATAAAGCTAAAGCCGTAATCCGAGCAGCACATATGGTGCAGCAAGGGCTGGATAAATAA
- the modD gene encoding ModD protein: MFYLSDAELDRLLLDDVAYGDLTTRALGVGDRLGQMTFCRQMAGRVSGVAVAVRLLQKLALDVVVHVKDGEDVAAGTVLVTASGSAEKLHLGWKVVQNVLEWCGGVAQYMAQMVTTAQAINPLVQIACTRKSIPGTKTLAIVAVIDGGGILHRAGTAESVLLFANHRRFYAEPDNWDAMVTKLRRYAPEKKVIVEADNIEEAVAALNVQPDIVQLDKFSPEQFALVMQQAQSLAPRCLLSAAGGITLMNVADYVRAGALLLVTSAPYYAPPIDIKVRLQPI; the protein is encoded by the coding sequence ATGTTTTATTTATCTGATGCTGAACTGGACAGGCTGTTACTGGACGATGTTGCATATGGTGATTTAACGACACGGGCTTTGGGTGTGGGTGACCGTTTAGGACAGATGACGTTTTGTCGGCAGATGGCCGGTCGGGTAAGTGGTGTGGCTGTGGCTGTAAGGTTGTTGCAAAAGCTGGCTCTAGATGTGGTGGTTCATGTGAAAGATGGGGAAGATGTGGCTGCAGGTACGGTATTAGTGACGGCTTCCGGCTCAGCAGAAAAGCTGCATTTGGGCTGGAAGGTGGTACAAAATGTGCTGGAATGGTGTGGCGGTGTGGCGCAATATATGGCGCAGATGGTGACCACAGCTCAGGCTATTAATCCACTGGTACAGATTGCCTGTACGCGCAAAAGTATTCCCGGCACTAAGACGCTGGCAATTGTGGCGGTGATTGATGGTGGGGGGATTTTACATCGTGCAGGTACGGCTGAGTCGGTGTTGTTATTTGCCAATCATCGCCGTTTTTATGCAGAACCCGATAACTGGGATGCTATGGTGACTAAACTCCGGAGGTATGCGCCGGAAAAGAAGGTTATTGTTGAAGCAGATAATATTGAAGAGGCTGTGGCTGCTTTAAATGTACAGCCTGATATTGTGCAATTGGATAAATTTTCACCGGAACAATTTGCTTTGGTAATGCAGCAAGCTCAATCGCTGGCACCGAGGTGTTTGCTATCAGCAGCAGGAGGAATTACGTTAATGAATGTGGCGGATTATGTGCGTGCCGGTGCGCTATTATTGGTAACTTCTGCGCCCTATTATGCGCCACCGATAGATATTAAGGTACGTTTACAACCTATTTGA
- the trmL gene encoding tRNA (uridine(34)/cytosine(34)/5-carboxymethylaminomethyluridine(34)-2'-O)-methyltransferase TrmL produces the protein MSLNIVLYQPQIPANTGNIARTCAGTGTSLHLIHPLGFSTDDRMLKRAGLDYWPYVDIHYHDSLEAFIEMTEAQANAQVYLIETYGTRNYTEFDYSNSRQAIYFLFGRETTGLPQEFAQARADHCLRIPQTSHIRSLNLSNAAAIVVYEALRQQGFAGLS, from the coding sequence ATGAGCCTGAACATAGTTTTATATCAACCTCAAATACCTGCTAATACAGGCAACATTGCCCGCACCTGTGCTGGCACTGGTACCAGCCTGCATTTAATTCACCCTCTTGGCTTTTCAACAGACGACCGTATGCTTAAACGTGCCGGTCTTGATTACTGGCCTTATGTCGATATTCATTATCATGACAGCCTAGAAGCTTTTATTGAAATGACCGAAGCGCAAGCCAATGCACAAGTGTATCTAATCGAGACGTACGGCACGCGCAACTACACAGAATTTGACTACAGCAACAGCAGGCAAGCAATCTATTTCCTCTTCGGCCGCGAAACGACCGGCCTGCCGCAGGAGTTCGCACAGGCCAGAGCAGATCACTGCCTGCGTATCCCTCAGACTTCCCATATCCGCTCATTGAATCTATCCAACGCAGCGGCCATCGTAGTGTACGAAGCCCTACGGCAGCAGGGGTTCGCTGGTTTGTCTTAA
- a CDS encoding alpha/beta fold hydrolase: protein MINVNGININYKKSGSGEALILLHGNGEDHSIFAPLIQKFHHDYTVYAVDSRNHGLSEKTAIYDYKVMADDIYALIMALAIDPVNIIGFSDGAIISLLLALHDQSVISKMALLGVNLSPADFNAETFEFMQQYYEQTGDPLYKMMLEQPHIDISSLKDVTVPAFVIGAENDIYHPEVFSSIAEALPHSKLKVVPDHDHGSYIINNDLLYSELADFFSNSV, encoded by the coding sequence ATGATTAATGTAAATGGTATTAATATCAATTATAAAAAATCAGGAAGTGGGGAGGCTTTAATACTATTGCATGGGAACGGTGAAGATCACAGTATTTTTGCTCCACTGATTCAAAAATTTCACCATGATTATACCGTGTATGCAGTGGATAGCCGTAATCATGGTTTAAGTGAAAAAACTGCTATCTATGATTATAAAGTGATGGCAGATGATATTTATGCATTGATTATGGCTTTGGCCATTGATCCGGTTAATATTATTGGCTTTAGTGATGGTGCAATTATTTCTTTATTACTTGCTCTACACGATCAGTCTGTGATTTCCAAGATGGCATTATTAGGAGTGAATCTTTCGCCTGCGGATTTTAATGCTGAAACTTTTGAGTTTATGCAGCAGTACTATGAACAAACAGGTGATCCGTTATATAAAATGATGTTGGAGCAGCCACATATTGATATATCTTCTCTGAAGGATGTCACTGTGCCAGCTTTTGTGATTGGGGCGGAAAATGATATTTATCATCCTGAGGTATTTAGCTCAATTGCTGAAGCTTTGCCCCATTCCAAATTAAAAGTTGTGCCAGATCATGATCATGGCAGCTATATCATCAATAATGATTTATTGTATTCTGAACTTGCTGATTTTTTTAGTAATTCAGTATAA
- a CDS encoding lysophospholipid acyltransferase family protein translates to MLKSLLKPLFALCIVWPVMRLWLGLRIHQHQNLPKQGPAILVANHNSHMDVFALMSLYSPMQQRQIHPAAAADYFLSNKWMAWFALNVLNIIPVTRQNNGQGNPLQGCEEALRKNKILILFPEGSRGEPGKMQPLKSGLWHLSATMPDVPIIPVWLQGTEQIMAKGNRIPLPLFIDVNIGKPMYFQPDKEQFKTELLNHLLALRPQYSKKDFDD, encoded by the coding sequence ATGCTGAAATCATTACTCAAACCATTATTTGCCCTATGCATCGTATGGCCAGTTATGCGTTTATGGCTGGGTTTACGTATCCACCAGCACCAGAATCTGCCTAAACAAGGACCGGCTATTCTCGTTGCCAATCACAATAGCCACATGGATGTGTTTGCATTAATGTCACTGTACTCTCCCATGCAACAGCGTCAGATTCATCCAGCAGCTGCAGCAGATTACTTTCTCAGCAATAAATGGATGGCATGGTTTGCGCTCAATGTACTGAATATTATTCCGGTTACACGCCAGAATAACGGTCAGGGTAATCCCTTGCAAGGCTGTGAAGAAGCCTTACGCAAAAACAAAATTCTGATTTTATTTCCAGAAGGCTCCCGTGGTGAACCTGGCAAAATGCAGCCATTAAAATCAGGTTTATGGCATTTGAGTGCCACCATGCCTGACGTACCAATTATTCCGGTGTGGCTGCAAGGCACTGAACAGATTATGGCAAAAGGAAATCGCATTCCCTTGCCGCTGTTTATTGATGTCAATATCGGTAAACCGATGTATTTCCAGCCTGACAAAGAACAATTTAAAACAGAGCTATTAAACCATTTATTAGCATTGCGTCCTCAATACAGCAAAAAAGATTTCGACGACTGA